Proteins encoded together in one Microbacterium oxydans window:
- a CDS encoding low molecular weight protein-tyrosine-phosphatase, with product MAEIVFRDLAERQGLGSRIVSRSAGTGDWHLGERADHRTIDSLARRGYDGSQHRARQFTAATFADNDLVVALDRTHERILREWAHDEDEEGKVTLLLAFDPNASTHDVPDPYYAGTDMFDSVLGMIEAATRGLFRQLEPALRLPRTPRI from the coding sequence ATGGCCGAGATCGTGTTCCGCGACCTCGCCGAACGCCAGGGACTCGGCTCGCGCATCGTCTCGCGCAGCGCCGGCACGGGCGACTGGCACCTCGGCGAACGCGCCGATCACCGCACGATCGACTCCCTGGCCCGCCGCGGCTACGACGGCTCGCAGCACCGCGCCCGGCAGTTCACCGCCGCGACCTTCGCCGACAACGACCTCGTGGTCGCCCTCGACCGCACGCACGAGCGCATCCTGCGGGAGTGGGCGCACGACGAAGACGAGGAGGGGAAGGTCACGCTCCTGCTGGCCTTCGACCCGAACGCCTCGACCCACGACGTGCCCGATCCCTACTACGCGGGCACGGACATGTTCGATTCCGTGCTCGGTATGATTGAGGCGGCGACTCGGGGCCTGTTCCGCCAGCTCGAACCCGCTCTGCGTCTCCCCCGCACGCCCCGCATCTGA
- a CDS encoding MFS transporter — protein MTASVDRTSIGLRSKRGPILGALMLATGLIAIDATILATAVPSIVRDLGSYQQFPWLFSVYLLAQAVSVPIYSRFADTVGRKPIILLGIALFLLGSVLCGFAWSMPALIAFRIVQGLGAGAVAPMAMTIVGDIYTVAERAKVQGYIASVWAISSVVGPALGGVFAQLDAWRWIFWVNIPLCLIAAWMLLRKYTEEKQTHRHRIDYAGAVLLTVGLTGLILGMLEGGNAWAWVSVQSALCFGVGLVALALFAVVERRAAEPIVDLRLAARPLILTTTLVSLGVGALMIGVTSFAPAYLEGSLGIAPLLSGLAVAALTLGWPIAAANVGRLYLRIGFRRTTLIGMSIASVAAIVLASVSSWPNPYVMALIAFVLGFGLGWSAAPTLIAAQSSVGWGERGAVTGMNAFARSAGSAVGVAVFGAISNAVIAQGAGPDDPDTIIHASVWVFVAVAVTAVLTLLAAAFMPKDTVEAHSGEPAP, from the coding sequence GTGACTGCCTCCGTCGACCGCACCTCCATCGGACTCCGGTCGAAGCGAGGGCCGATCCTCGGCGCGCTGATGCTCGCCACCGGACTCATCGCCATCGACGCCACCATCCTGGCCACCGCGGTTCCGAGCATCGTCCGCGACCTCGGCAGCTACCAGCAGTTCCCGTGGCTGTTCTCGGTGTACCTCCTGGCGCAGGCCGTGAGCGTGCCCATCTACTCGCGGTTCGCCGACACCGTGGGCCGCAAGCCGATCATCCTCCTCGGCATCGCCCTGTTCCTGCTCGGGTCGGTGCTCTGCGGATTCGCGTGGAGCATGCCCGCGCTGATCGCCTTCCGCATCGTCCAGGGCCTCGGCGCCGGCGCGGTGGCCCCCATGGCGATGACCATCGTCGGCGACATCTACACGGTCGCGGAGCGCGCGAAGGTGCAGGGCTACATCGCGAGCGTGTGGGCGATCTCCTCCGTCGTCGGTCCCGCCCTCGGCGGCGTCTTCGCGCAGCTCGACGCCTGGCGCTGGATCTTCTGGGTGAACATCCCTCTCTGCCTGATCGCCGCGTGGATGCTCCTGCGCAAGTACACGGAGGAGAAGCAGACGCACCGGCATCGGATCGACTACGCGGGCGCCGTGCTCCTCACGGTCGGGCTGACCGGTCTGATCCTCGGGATGCTGGAGGGCGGGAACGCCTGGGCCTGGGTCTCGGTCCAGAGCGCGCTGTGCTTCGGGGTCGGCCTCGTGGCGCTCGCGCTCTTCGCCGTCGTCGAGCGCCGTGCCGCGGAGCCGATCGTCGACCTCCGCCTCGCGGCCCGACCGCTCATCCTCACCACCACGCTCGTGTCGCTCGGGGTGGGCGCGCTCATGATCGGGGTCACCAGCTTCGCCCCCGCCTACCTCGAGGGCTCGCTCGGGATCGCTCCGCTGCTCTCGGGCCTGGCCGTCGCCGCCCTCACGCTCGGGTGGCCCATCGCCGCGGCGAACGTCGGCCGCCTGTACCTGCGCATCGGATTCCGCCGCACCACGCTGATCGGCATGAGCATCGCCAGCGTCGCCGCGATCGTCCTGGCCTCGGTGTCGTCGTGGCCGAACCCCTACGTGATGGCGCTGATCGCGTTCGTGCTCGGCTTCGGACTCGGATGGAGCGCCGCGCCGACCCTCATCGCCGCGCAGTCCTCGGTGGGCTGGGGCGAGCGGGGCGCCGTGACCGGCATGAACGCGTTCGCGCGCTCGGCGGGGAGCGCCGTGGGCGTCGCGGTGTTCGGGGCGATCTCGAACGCGGTCATCGCGCAGGGCGCCGGGCCCGACGACCCCGACACGATCATCCACGCCTCGGTCTGGGTGTTCGTCGCGGTCGCCGTGACCGCCGTGCTCACCCTGCTGGCCGCCGCCTTCATGCCGAAGGACACCGTGGAGGCGCACTCCGGGGAGCCCGCGCCCTAG
- a CDS encoding acyl-CoA synthetase, with protein MSAPARAFTMRHVQLLRALFAAVAALMITFSSDHSAPVGLAVFSGFVFVTALVQALAAWLVLPAGSRWSYVLLAALGVVAGMVSGIPAWRSDDLFFFVVSVWAIVSGGIELLAGIRARRTGDTLARDAITVGALGILLGIVLLLIPAGFLQEYTIEKAGTFVLSGIILGVGMFGGYAAIVAVFLGIAGLTPKRVDAATAAPESNHGTAPAEHGGEQR; from the coding sequence ATGTCTGCCCCTGCTCGCGCATTCACCATGCGCCACGTGCAATTGCTGCGCGCCCTGTTCGCCGCGGTCGCCGCGCTGATGATCACGTTCTCGTCGGACCACTCCGCACCGGTCGGCCTCGCCGTCTTCAGCGGCTTCGTCTTCGTGACCGCCCTCGTGCAGGCACTCGCCGCCTGGCTGGTCCTTCCGGCGGGGTCGCGCTGGTCTTACGTGCTGCTCGCGGCGCTCGGCGTCGTCGCCGGCATGGTGAGCGGCATCCCGGCCTGGCGCTCGGATGACCTGTTCTTCTTCGTGGTCTCGGTGTGGGCGATCGTCAGCGGAGGCATCGAGCTCCTCGCCGGCATCCGCGCACGCCGCACCGGCGACACCCTGGCGCGCGACGCGATCACGGTCGGCGCGCTGGGCATCCTGCTCGGCATCGTCCTGCTGCTGATCCCGGCCGGCTTCCTGCAGGAGTACACGATCGAGAAGGCCGGCACCTTCGTGCTGTCCGGCATCATCCTCGGCGTCGGGATGTTCGGCGGCTATGCCGCGATCGTCGCGGTGTTCCTCGGCATCGCCGGGCTGACGCCGAAGCGGGTGGATGCCGCCACCGCGGCCCCCGAATCGAATCACGGCACCGCACCGGCGGAGCATGGAGGAGAGCAGCGATGA
- the purB gene encoding adenylosuccinate lyase: protein MTFQPSLPPQPLSPLDGRYRGAVTGLADFLSEAGLNRARVEVEVEWLIALTDRSLFETSPLSDADKERLRALYRDFGQAEIDWLAEKEAVTQHDVKAIEYLVRDRLSTLGLDGIAELTHFAATSEDINSASYALTVKRAVEEVWLPALDTVIAKLRELAVEHADAAMLSRTHGQPATPSTMGKELAVFAWRLERVRGQIAASDYLAKFSGATGTWSAHLAADPDADWPTIAREYIEGLGLGFNILTTQIESHDWQVELYDRVRHAGGILHNLATDIWTYISLGYFAQIPVAGATGSSTMPHKINPIRFENAEANLEISGALLASLGQTLVTSRLQRDLTDSTTQRNIGVAFGHSLLALDNLCRGLNAISLSRDVLLADLDVNWEVLAEAIQTVIRAEVVAGRSTITDPYALLKELTRGHRVGAADLAEFVQGLEIGDAAKQRLLALTPATYTGIAERLAR, encoded by the coding sequence CTGACTTTCCAGCCCTCGCTCCCGCCGCAGCCCCTGAGCCCTCTCGACGGTCGCTACCGCGGCGCCGTCACCGGACTCGCCGACTTCCTGTCCGAGGCGGGCCTGAACCGGGCTCGCGTCGAGGTCGAGGTGGAGTGGCTGATCGCCCTCACCGACCGCTCGCTGTTCGAGACCTCCCCGCTGTCAGACGCCGACAAGGAGCGTCTGCGCGCGCTGTACCGCGACTTCGGCCAGGCCGAGATCGACTGGCTCGCCGAGAAGGAAGCCGTCACGCAGCACGACGTGAAGGCGATCGAGTACCTGGTGCGCGACCGGCTCTCGACCCTCGGGCTCGACGGCATCGCCGAGCTCACGCACTTCGCCGCCACGAGCGAGGACATCAACTCCGCCTCCTACGCCCTGACCGTGAAGCGCGCGGTCGAGGAGGTCTGGCTCCCGGCCCTCGACACCGTGATCGCGAAGCTGCGCGAGCTGGCGGTCGAGCATGCCGACGCCGCGATGCTGTCCCGCACGCACGGCCAGCCCGCCACGCCCTCGACCATGGGCAAGGAGCTCGCGGTCTTCGCCTGGCGCCTCGAGCGCGTGCGCGGCCAGATCGCCGCCTCCGACTACCTGGCGAAGTTCTCCGGCGCGACCGGCACCTGGTCGGCGCACCTCGCGGCCGACCCCGACGCCGACTGGCCGACCATCGCCCGCGAGTACATCGAGGGCCTGGGGCTCGGCTTCAACATCCTCACCACCCAGATCGAGTCGCACGACTGGCAGGTCGAGCTCTACGACCGCGTCCGTCACGCCGGCGGCATCCTGCACAACCTCGCCACCGACATCTGGACCTACATCTCGCTCGGCTACTTCGCGCAGATCCCTGTCGCCGGGGCCACCGGGTCGTCGACGATGCCGCACAAGATCAATCCGATCCGCTTCGAGAACGCCGAGGCCAACCTCGAGATCTCGGGTGCCCTGCTCGCCTCGCTCGGCCAGACGCTGGTCACCAGCCGCCTGCAGCGCGACCTCACCGACTCCACCACGCAGCGCAACATCGGCGTCGCGTTCGGGCACTCGCTGCTCGCGCTCGACAACCTGTGCCGCGGCCTGAACGCGATCTCGCTGTCGCGCGACGTGCTGCTGGCCGACCTCGACGTGAACTGGGAGGTGCTCGCCGAGGCCATCCAGACGGTCATCCGCGCCGAGGTCGTCGCCGGACGATCCACGATCACGGACCCGTACGCGCTGCTCAAGGAGCTGACGCGCGGTCACCGTGTGGGCGCGGCCGACCTCGCCGAGTTCGTGCAGGGTCTCGAGATCGGCGACGCCGCCAAGCAGCGTCTGCTCGCGCTCACCCCCGCGACCTACACGGGCATCGCGGAGCGCCTCGCCCGCTGA